One Megalopta genalis isolate 19385.01 chromosome 11, iyMegGena1_principal, whole genome shotgun sequence genomic region harbors:
- the Grip163 gene encoding gamma-tubulin complex component 6 isoform X1, whose product MNLDDNSDVYGLITQLSRHILQTYRQPFHKNQRFTYDHDNKMIKCLRSRAFEILLQNVDYEDLEQVDPILEIQKHVFVMKLRLRRLCEASTLRRLLEELEEHTCLRAPVHSVLQLLVQLKTFNIVHEPFTNIFYYGKANPAVPEIMYASNNISSFQIYPMECFMLSDKFEITLEPERLQIMRIIPTTVMNELHFLHGTIKSKGTIDTGISDASDFISTHTFDMEIVPYGGEKEFKYIFSGGKGLVVNNSCFSFSRSEAVTTENESLSNTRKSSDRNLVDELEYAIDYWDHNWKHTDITDTSLFNRRTWERFGDIQCEKELTFITDLSTASIHLAKIKQMNSLSLLSEKLINSVVLEEEIPIRNFVDDVKSMLLGIESNTFYYAHRTGFILRENVNVYGVSSELLGKACQEAINWGNCFRFLSHFITPKLQSGKSLQEGLIFKAVCANIKELLLHYQVALVRIFNDETNSGRLLRMFQRVRPVASLITKVAKLCEPYKESQYTLREGNSIIARIYNEAVQVTNTKAALVIYSLLKACCDVYFRFLQKWMFEGVCDDIYGEFMIKTRPQYLRNRDHKFWTKSFSLRNEAIPGFLNVLTESILQCGKTVRLLRICSAKNPVCRVCLTEQPEVKVCLSITALYEQSLRYRNYEEKGKCALGPILSLSTVIQSKKQLEKEMAEFVARAQRDTLTRIKGEREAALKRMAQMKRDFLTNLKEQCLVIETQKKNKNRKQKKENVNESYDTEILFGLGTQENSQRIERTNILNYYENLALDIDRRYIRSQWRAKRMAFYDKRVDLLTSTKHNSQNQSRIIKNTEDNKEEEEIEENKEYEEEKAESISISSPLTELSIPFEDENKNYSRTSCQTIVRTTFVDITMNNNNGENNICDILNNRSRKVEESKNNNHTTGPIAIVTTDTNRLYTDSNTTVPYNIASTLVTVERPNILNVVKINNAPDGSFVNKDSAWSLEGNMTPNNNEIDIQKFRIPSNSSDSSRNVVEDGTDTPNERNDLETPMSCTTDNFPSSAQSPTSETDRSDRSPIEISTTDMLSSNSRTFTKSPTIMKKDATFSDVFALQQDEPTTTTTTTTTNGALSKTIPLTVADIELIDHTSLQAYLEKSIRIPLEVQSRLVNNAVIKYFVEENNLLLHLHSLRSYFFLLNGEFAKSLTDSLYTRLYEISLPVELFNSATLTNLLERALVNSFNSVYVNSELLSLSAINAPMQLHMSDPAALDCLLLNYKIAWPLNIILDEAVMQQYGKIFKFLITSGRVSWVLQEDFNIMKRERKTFASPQYHKVTVMLTDHYPFTYHIRICIYILNILYSALLLYIRTMLVSICSQLQLYRHSMTQFMNALHNYLTCSVLYASWTEFEKDLENSLTLDQIYLSHVNYIKRILSRCMLNARGEKVRVCLNNIFKVILKFHNRLRSQTWIMKSTVYVHPNFKRLEQLYQAFCELRAYMAHVAFKLATSGYQPHLTHFLNALNLNHLYDLTVKSCRGSSAEPSEL is encoded by the exons ATGAATCTCGACGATAATAGTGATGTTTACGGTCTTATAACCCAATTGAGTAGACACATATTGCAAACATATCGACAGCCTTTTCATAAAAACCAACGATTTACTTACGATCATgataataaaatgattaaatgtCTTCGAAGCAGAgcttttgaaatattattacaaaatgttG ATTACGAAGATCTTGAACAGGTAGATCCGATACTTGAAATACAAAAGCATGTCTTTGTAATGAAGTTGAGATTAAGGCGTTTGTGCGAAGCTTCCACATTACGAAGACTGTTGGAGGAACTTGAAGAGCATACTTGCTTGAGAGCACCGGTTCATTCTGTTCTACAGTTATTAGTTCAATTAAAAACTTTTAATATTGTTCATGAGCCATTCACG aatatattttattacggCAAAGCTAATCCTGCTGTACCTGAAATCATGTACGCTTCCAATAATATATCATCTTTCCAAATATATCCTATGGAATGTTTTATGTTATCGGataaatttgaaataacattAGAACCTGAAAGGCTACAGATTATGCGCATTATACCAACTACTGTTATGAACGAGTTACATTTTTTACATGGAACAATAAAGTCCAAAGGCACAATCGACACAGG CATATCCGATGCGTCTGATTTTATATCGACCCATACATTCGATATGGAAATAGTG CCATACGGCGGTGAAAAGGAATTTAAATACATCTTTTCTGGTGGAAAGGGTCTTGTAGTTAACAATTCGTGTTTCTCGTTTTCCCGCTCGGAAGCAGTTACCACAGAAAACGAAAGTCTTTCAAATACCAGGAAGTCTTCTGATCGCAACCTCGTCGATGAATTAGAATATGCTATAGATTATTGGGATCACAACTGGAAACACACCGACATAACAGACACATCCCTTTTCAATCGTCGTACATGGGAACGATTTGGAGATATACAATGTGAAAAAGAATTAACGTTTATAACCGATTTATCAACAGCTTCGATACATTTAGCAAAAATCAAGCAAATGAATAGCTTATCGTTGCTTTCGGAAAAG CTAATAAATTCTGTAGTCCTCGAGGAAGAAATTCCAATACGAAACTTTGTCGACGATGTGAAATCTATGTTACTTGGAATAGAGTCGAATACCTTTTACTATGCACATAGG ACAGGATTTATTTTACGGGAGAATGTCAATGTCTATGGCGTAAGCTCAGAATTGTTAGGAAAAGCTTGCCAAGAAGCTATCAATTGGGGTAATTGTTTTCGATTCTTATCGCACTTTATTACGCCAAAGTTACAAAGTGGCAAGTCATTGCAAGAAGGTCTTATATTTAAG GCTGTGTGTGCAAATATCAAGGAACTCCTGCTTCATTATCAAGTCGCGCTTGTAAGAATTTTTAACGACGAAACAAATTCGGGCAGGTTGCTGAGAATGTTTCAGAGGGTGCGTCCAGTAGCCAGCTTAATCACTAAAGTTGCCAAACTGTGCGAACCTTACAAAGAAAGTCAATATACGCTTCGGGAAGGAAATAGCATTATTGCTAGAATTTATAATGAAGCAGTTCAAGTGACAAACACGAAAGCCGCTTTGGTAATCTATTCTTTGCTGAAAGCTTGCTGCGATGTTTATTTTcg GTTTCTGCAAAAATGGATGTTTGAAGGTGTATGCGACGATATTTATGGAGAATTTATGATTAAAACGCGACCACAATATTTACGTAACAGGGACCATAAGTTTTGGACGAAAAGTTTCAGTCTTCGAAACGAAGCTATTCCAGGTTTTCTGAACGTTTTAACGGAATCGATTCTCCAATGTGGGAAAACAGTGAGACTTTTACGAATCTGTAGTGCAAAG AATCCCGTGTGCCGTGTTTGTCTAACCGAACAACCCGAAGTGAAGGTTTGCTTGAGCATAACAGCGTTATACGAACAATCATTAAGGTACCGTAACTACGAAGAGAAAGGTAAGTGCGCTCTTGGCCCGATACTTTCACTCTCCACGGTTATACAAAGCAAAAAACAACTGGAAAAAGAAATGGCTGAGTTTGTCGCACGTGCCCAACGCGACACACTCACGAGAATCAAGG GAGAACGAGAAGCAGCGTTGAAGAGGATGGCACAAATGAAACGCGACTTTCTGACAAATTTGAAAGAGCAATGTTTGGTTATCGAAACACAGAAAAAGAACAAGAATAGAAAACAGAAGAAAGAAAATGTAAACGAATCTTACGATACAGAAATTTTATTTGGACTTGGTACACAAGAAAATTCACAACGCATCGAACG AACAAATATTCTCAATTACTATGAGAATCTGGCACTCGATATCGATAGACGTTATATACGTTCCCAATGGCGTGCGAAAAGAATGGCATTCTACGATAAGAGAGTCGATCTATTAACATCGACGAAACACAATTCGCAGAACCAGTCGAGAATTATAAAAAATACAGAAGATAATAAAGAAGAAGAGGAAatagaagaaaataaagaatacgaagaagaaaaagCTGAATCCATCTCAATATCGAGTCCTTTGACAGAGTTATCGATACCGTTCGAAgacgaaaataaaaattactcgAGAACGTCTTGTCAAACAATCGTTCGTACAACGTTTGTGGACATAACGATGAATAATAACAACGGAGAGaacaatatttgtgatattttgAACAACCGAAGCAGAAAAGTAGAAGAGTCAAAAAATAACAACCACACGACGGGACCAATTGCCATTGTCACGACTGACACCAATCGGTTGTACACCGACTCGAATACGACGGTACCATACAACATCGCGTCGACCCTTGTTACAGTTGAGAGACCGAATATCTTGAACGTTGTCAAAATTAATAATGCACCGGATGGATCGTTTGTAAATAAAGACTCGGCATGGTCTTTAGAAGGTAATATGACaccaaataataatgaaatcgACATACAGAAATTTCGGATTCCATCGAATTCGAGCGATTCGTCGAGAAATGTTGTCGAAGATGGCACAGATACGCCGAACGAGAGAAACGACTTGGAAACGCCCATGTCCTGTACGACAGACAATTTTCCTTCATCGGCACAAAGTCCTACATCAGAAACAGATCGATCGGACCGATCGCCCATCGAGATCTCAACTACCGATATGTTATCCAGTAACTCTCGTACATTTACAAAATCGCCTACCATCATGAAAAAAGATGCAACGTTTTCCGATGTATTCGCATTGCAACAGGACGAAccaacaacgacgacgacaacaacaacaacaaacggCGCATTATCGAAAACAATTCCTTTGACAGTTGCCGATATCGAACTGATCGATCATACTTCTCTGCAAGCTTATCTGGAAAAATCGATTCGTATTCCTCTCGAAGTGCAAAGCCGACTCGTTAACAATGCTGTTATTAAATACTTTGTAGAGGAAAATAATTTACTATTGCACTTGCATAGCCTAAGAAGTTATTTCTTCTTGTTAAACGGAGAATTTGCTAAGAGCTTGACGGATTCACTGTACACTCGTCTGTACGAGATCTCATTACCGGTTGAATTATTTAATTCCGCTACGTTAACCAATCTCTTGGAACGAGCActtgttaattcgttcaataGCGTTTACGTAAATTCAGAACTTCTTAGTCTTTCGGCGATAAACGCGCCAATGCAGTTACAT ATGTCCGATCCAGCTGCGTTGGACTGCCTTTTGCTGAATTACAAGATAGCTTGGCCACTGAATATTATACTCGATGAAGCAGTTATGCAACAATAtggtaaaatatttaaatttttaataacaaGCGGCAGGGTATCGTGGGTGTTACAAGAAGATTTCAATATCATGAAGAGAGAACGGAAAACGTTTGCGTCACCACAATATCATAAGGTGACCGTCATGCTCACGGACCACTATCCATTTACATACCacatacgtatatgtatatatatattaaatattctatattctgCATTACTCCTTTACATTAGAACGATGCTTGTATCAATTTGTTCGCAGTTGCAGCTTTACAGACATTCGATGACGCAATTTATGAATGCACTGCATAATTATTTAACGTGCAGCGTCCTATACGCTAGTTGGACCGAATTTGAGAAAGACTTGGAAAATTCGTTGACCCTGGATCAAATATATTTGTCGCATGTAAATTACATAAAACGTATACTTTCAAG ATGTATGCTCAACGCTCGTGGTGAAAAAGTACGCGTCTGCTTAAATAACATATTTaaagttatcttaaaatttcACAATAGATTACGATCCCAAACTTGGATAATGAAATCCACGGTATACGTACATCCGAATTTTAAGAGATTGGAACAACTGTATCAAGCATTCTGTGAATTACGCGCATATATGGCACATGTCGCATTTAAATTGGCTACTAGCGGTTATCAACCACATTTAACGCATTTCTTAAATGCTCTCAACCTGAATCATTTATACGATTTAACAGTAAAATCTTGTCGCGGATCTTCGGCGGAACCTTCCGAATTATAA
- the Grip163 gene encoding gamma-tubulin complex component 6 isoform X3, with protein MKLRLRRLCEASTLRRLLEELEEHTCLRAPVHSVLQLLVQLKTFNIVHEPFTNIFYYGKANPAVPEIMYASNNISSFQIYPMECFMLSDKFEITLEPERLQIMRIIPTTVMNELHFLHGTIKSKGTIDTGISDASDFISTHTFDMEIVPYGGEKEFKYIFSGGKGLVVNNSCFSFSRSEAVTTENESLSNTRKSSDRNLVDELEYAIDYWDHNWKHTDITDTSLFNRRTWERFGDIQCEKELTFITDLSTASIHLAKIKQMNSLSLLSEKLINSVVLEEEIPIRNFVDDVKSMLLGIESNTFYYAHRTGFILRENVNVYGVSSELLGKACQEAINWGNCFRFLSHFITPKLQSGKSLQEGLIFKAVCANIKELLLHYQVALVRIFNDETNSGRLLRMFQRVRPVASLITKVAKLCEPYKESQYTLREGNSIIARIYNEAVQVTNTKAALVIYSLLKACCDVYFRFLQKWMFEGVCDDIYGEFMIKTRPQYLRNRDHKFWTKSFSLRNEAIPGFLNVLTESILQCGKTVRLLRICSAKNPVCRVCLTEQPEVKVCLSITALYEQSLRYRNYEEKGKCALGPILSLSTVIQSKKQLEKEMAEFVARAQRDTLTRIKGEREAALKRMAQMKRDFLTNLKEQCLVIETQKKNKNRKQKKENVNESYDTEILFGLGTQENSQRIERTNILNYYENLALDIDRRYIRSQWRAKRMAFYDKRVDLLTSTKHNSQNQSRIIKNTEDNKEEEEIEENKEYEEEKAESISISSPLTELSIPFEDENKNYSRTSCQTIVRTTFVDITMNNNNGENNICDILNNRSRKVEESKNNNHTTGPIAIVTTDTNRLYTDSNTTVPYNIASTLVTVERPNILNVVKINNAPDGSFVNKDSAWSLEGNMTPNNNEIDIQKFRIPSNSSDSSRNVVEDGTDTPNERNDLETPMSCTTDNFPSSAQSPTSETDRSDRSPIEISTTDMLSSNSRTFTKSPTIMKKDATFSDVFALQQDEPTTTTTTTTTNGALSKTIPLTVADIELIDHTSLQAYLEKSIRIPLEVQSRLVNNAVIKYFVEENNLLLHLHSLRSYFFLLNGEFAKSLTDSLYTRLYEISLPVELFNSATLTNLLERALVNSFNSVYVNSELLSLSAINAPMQLHMSDPAALDCLLLNYKIAWPLNIILDEAVMQQYGKIFKFLITSGRVSWVLQEDFNIMKRERKTFASPQYHKVTVMLTDHYPFTYHIRICIYILNILYSALLLYIRTMLVSICSQLQLYRHSMTQFMNALHNYLTCSVLYASWTEFEKDLENSLTLDQIYLSHVNYIKRILSRCMLNARGEKVRVCLNNIFKVILKFHNRLRSQTWIMKSTVYVHPNFKRLEQLYQAFCELRAYMAHVAFKLATSGYQPHLTHFLNALNLNHLYDLTVKSCRGSSAEPSEL; from the exons ATGAAGTTGAGATTAAGGCGTTTGTGCGAAGCTTCCACATTACGAAGACTGTTGGAGGAACTTGAAGAGCATACTTGCTTGAGAGCACCGGTTCATTCTGTTCTACAGTTATTAGTTCAATTAAAAACTTTTAATATTGTTCATGAGCCATTCACG aatatattttattacggCAAAGCTAATCCTGCTGTACCTGAAATCATGTACGCTTCCAATAATATATCATCTTTCCAAATATATCCTATGGAATGTTTTATGTTATCGGataaatttgaaataacattAGAACCTGAAAGGCTACAGATTATGCGCATTATACCAACTACTGTTATGAACGAGTTACATTTTTTACATGGAACAATAAAGTCCAAAGGCACAATCGACACAGG CATATCCGATGCGTCTGATTTTATATCGACCCATACATTCGATATGGAAATAGTG CCATACGGCGGTGAAAAGGAATTTAAATACATCTTTTCTGGTGGAAAGGGTCTTGTAGTTAACAATTCGTGTTTCTCGTTTTCCCGCTCGGAAGCAGTTACCACAGAAAACGAAAGTCTTTCAAATACCAGGAAGTCTTCTGATCGCAACCTCGTCGATGAATTAGAATATGCTATAGATTATTGGGATCACAACTGGAAACACACCGACATAACAGACACATCCCTTTTCAATCGTCGTACATGGGAACGATTTGGAGATATACAATGTGAAAAAGAATTAACGTTTATAACCGATTTATCAACAGCTTCGATACATTTAGCAAAAATCAAGCAAATGAATAGCTTATCGTTGCTTTCGGAAAAG CTAATAAATTCTGTAGTCCTCGAGGAAGAAATTCCAATACGAAACTTTGTCGACGATGTGAAATCTATGTTACTTGGAATAGAGTCGAATACCTTTTACTATGCACATAGG ACAGGATTTATTTTACGGGAGAATGTCAATGTCTATGGCGTAAGCTCAGAATTGTTAGGAAAAGCTTGCCAAGAAGCTATCAATTGGGGTAATTGTTTTCGATTCTTATCGCACTTTATTACGCCAAAGTTACAAAGTGGCAAGTCATTGCAAGAAGGTCTTATATTTAAG GCTGTGTGTGCAAATATCAAGGAACTCCTGCTTCATTATCAAGTCGCGCTTGTAAGAATTTTTAACGACGAAACAAATTCGGGCAGGTTGCTGAGAATGTTTCAGAGGGTGCGTCCAGTAGCCAGCTTAATCACTAAAGTTGCCAAACTGTGCGAACCTTACAAAGAAAGTCAATATACGCTTCGGGAAGGAAATAGCATTATTGCTAGAATTTATAATGAAGCAGTTCAAGTGACAAACACGAAAGCCGCTTTGGTAATCTATTCTTTGCTGAAAGCTTGCTGCGATGTTTATTTTcg GTTTCTGCAAAAATGGATGTTTGAAGGTGTATGCGACGATATTTATGGAGAATTTATGATTAAAACGCGACCACAATATTTACGTAACAGGGACCATAAGTTTTGGACGAAAAGTTTCAGTCTTCGAAACGAAGCTATTCCAGGTTTTCTGAACGTTTTAACGGAATCGATTCTCCAATGTGGGAAAACAGTGAGACTTTTACGAATCTGTAGTGCAAAG AATCCCGTGTGCCGTGTTTGTCTAACCGAACAACCCGAAGTGAAGGTTTGCTTGAGCATAACAGCGTTATACGAACAATCATTAAGGTACCGTAACTACGAAGAGAAAGGTAAGTGCGCTCTTGGCCCGATACTTTCACTCTCCACGGTTATACAAAGCAAAAAACAACTGGAAAAAGAAATGGCTGAGTTTGTCGCACGTGCCCAACGCGACACACTCACGAGAATCAAGG GAGAACGAGAAGCAGCGTTGAAGAGGATGGCACAAATGAAACGCGACTTTCTGACAAATTTGAAAGAGCAATGTTTGGTTATCGAAACACAGAAAAAGAACAAGAATAGAAAACAGAAGAAAGAAAATGTAAACGAATCTTACGATACAGAAATTTTATTTGGACTTGGTACACAAGAAAATTCACAACGCATCGAACG AACAAATATTCTCAATTACTATGAGAATCTGGCACTCGATATCGATAGACGTTATATACGTTCCCAATGGCGTGCGAAAAGAATGGCATTCTACGATAAGAGAGTCGATCTATTAACATCGACGAAACACAATTCGCAGAACCAGTCGAGAATTATAAAAAATACAGAAGATAATAAAGAAGAAGAGGAAatagaagaaaataaagaatacgaagaagaaaaagCTGAATCCATCTCAATATCGAGTCCTTTGACAGAGTTATCGATACCGTTCGAAgacgaaaataaaaattactcgAGAACGTCTTGTCAAACAATCGTTCGTACAACGTTTGTGGACATAACGATGAATAATAACAACGGAGAGaacaatatttgtgatattttgAACAACCGAAGCAGAAAAGTAGAAGAGTCAAAAAATAACAACCACACGACGGGACCAATTGCCATTGTCACGACTGACACCAATCGGTTGTACACCGACTCGAATACGACGGTACCATACAACATCGCGTCGACCCTTGTTACAGTTGAGAGACCGAATATCTTGAACGTTGTCAAAATTAATAATGCACCGGATGGATCGTTTGTAAATAAAGACTCGGCATGGTCTTTAGAAGGTAATATGACaccaaataataatgaaatcgACATACAGAAATTTCGGATTCCATCGAATTCGAGCGATTCGTCGAGAAATGTTGTCGAAGATGGCACAGATACGCCGAACGAGAGAAACGACTTGGAAACGCCCATGTCCTGTACGACAGACAATTTTCCTTCATCGGCACAAAGTCCTACATCAGAAACAGATCGATCGGACCGATCGCCCATCGAGATCTCAACTACCGATATGTTATCCAGTAACTCTCGTACATTTACAAAATCGCCTACCATCATGAAAAAAGATGCAACGTTTTCCGATGTATTCGCATTGCAACAGGACGAAccaacaacgacgacgacaacaacaacaacaaacggCGCATTATCGAAAACAATTCCTTTGACAGTTGCCGATATCGAACTGATCGATCATACTTCTCTGCAAGCTTATCTGGAAAAATCGATTCGTATTCCTCTCGAAGTGCAAAGCCGACTCGTTAACAATGCTGTTATTAAATACTTTGTAGAGGAAAATAATTTACTATTGCACTTGCATAGCCTAAGAAGTTATTTCTTCTTGTTAAACGGAGAATTTGCTAAGAGCTTGACGGATTCACTGTACACTCGTCTGTACGAGATCTCATTACCGGTTGAATTATTTAATTCCGCTACGTTAACCAATCTCTTGGAACGAGCActtgttaattcgttcaataGCGTTTACGTAAATTCAGAACTTCTTAGTCTTTCGGCGATAAACGCGCCAATGCAGTTACAT ATGTCCGATCCAGCTGCGTTGGACTGCCTTTTGCTGAATTACAAGATAGCTTGGCCACTGAATATTATACTCGATGAAGCAGTTATGCAACAATAtggtaaaatatttaaatttttaataacaaGCGGCAGGGTATCGTGGGTGTTACAAGAAGATTTCAATATCATGAAGAGAGAACGGAAAACGTTTGCGTCACCACAATATCATAAGGTGACCGTCATGCTCACGGACCACTATCCATTTACATACCacatacgtatatgtatatatatattaaatattctatattctgCATTACTCCTTTACATTAGAACGATGCTTGTATCAATTTGTTCGCAGTTGCAGCTTTACAGACATTCGATGACGCAATTTATGAATGCACTGCATAATTATTTAACGTGCAGCGTCCTATACGCTAGTTGGACCGAATTTGAGAAAGACTTGGAAAATTCGTTGACCCTGGATCAAATATATTTGTCGCATGTAAATTACATAAAACGTATACTTTCAAG ATGTATGCTCAACGCTCGTGGTGAAAAAGTACGCGTCTGCTTAAATAACATATTTaaagttatcttaaaatttcACAATAGATTACGATCCCAAACTTGGATAATGAAATCCACGGTATACGTACATCCGAATTTTAAGAGATTGGAACAACTGTATCAAGCATTCTGTGAATTACGCGCATATATGGCACATGTCGCATTTAAATTGGCTACTAGCGGTTATCAACCACATTTAACGCATTTCTTAAATGCTCTCAACCTGAATCATTTATACGATTTAACAGTAAAATCTTGTCGCGGATCTTCGGCGGAACCTTCCGAATTATAA